From Chloroflexota bacterium, the proteins below share one genomic window:
- the icd gene encoding isocitrate dehydrogenase (NADP(+)): MKFDKIKPPARGEKIANRNGTLQVPDEPIMPFIRGDGTGPDIWAASVRVFDAAVAKCYGGKRKIHWMEVYAGESSFRELGDWLPQESVDAFQEYLIGIKGPLTTPIGKGIRSLNVALRQLLDLYACVRPVKYFSGVPSPVKRPEKVNMVIFRENTEDIYAGIDFEAGTPEAIKILNFFKDNLPKDFKKVRFGMEAIGEIGVGLKPISRPGSERLVRSAIDYALRFPKKGGKSVVTLVHKGNIMKYTEGAFRDWGYAMAQREYRHRIITERESWIVDNKDKNPSLSVAENAKQVDPGYDMMTDQQQADVRAEVEIALKLMPTHGNGQWKKMLMVKDAIADITLQQILTRPDEFYVMATPNLNGDYLSDALAAQVGGIGIAPGGNINYVTGHAIFEATHGTAPKYANLDKVNPGSVILSGEMMLRYMGWVEAADAIISALEKTIGQKTVTYDFARLMEGAKEVKCSEFGTAIISNL, encoded by the coding sequence ATGAAGTTTGACAAGATCAAGCCCCCTGCACGTGGCGAGAAGATTGCCAATCGGAACGGAACCCTGCAGGTCCCCGACGAGCCGATTATGCCGTTCATCCGCGGCGACGGCACGGGGCCGGATATCTGGGCGGCGAGCGTGCGCGTCTTCGACGCGGCGGTCGCGAAGTGCTACGGCGGCAAGCGCAAGATTCACTGGATGGAAGTCTACGCGGGCGAGTCGTCGTTCCGCGAACTGGGCGACTGGCTGCCGCAAGAGTCGGTCGACGCTTTCCAGGAGTACCTGATCGGCATCAAAGGCCCGCTGACCACGCCGATCGGCAAGGGCATCCGCTCGCTGAACGTCGCGTTGCGCCAGTTGCTCGACCTGTACGCCTGCGTGCGCCCGGTCAAATATTTCAGCGGCGTGCCGTCGCCCGTCAAGCGCCCCGAGAAAGTGAACATGGTGATCTTCCGCGAGAACACGGAAGACATCTACGCCGGCATTGACTTCGAGGCGGGCACGCCCGAAGCGATCAAGATCTTGAACTTCTTCAAAGACAACCTGCCGAAGGATTTCAAGAAGGTGCGCTTTGGCATGGAAGCGATCGGTGAAATCGGCGTCGGCCTCAAGCCGATCTCGCGCCCGGGCAGCGAGCGCCTGGTGCGCTCCGCGATCGACTACGCGCTGCGCTTCCCCAAGAAGGGCGGCAAGTCGGTGGTGACGCTCGTGCACAAGGGCAACATCATGAAGTACACCGAGGGCGCGTTCCGCGATTGGGGCTACGCCATGGCCCAGCGCGAGTACCGCCACCGGATCATCACCGAGCGCGAGTCATGGATTGTCGATAACAAGGACAAGAACCCGTCCCTGAGCGTCGCGGAGAATGCGAAGCAGGTCGATCCGGGCTACGACATGATGACCGATCAGCAGCAGGCCGACGTGCGCGCCGAAGTCGAGATCGCGCTGAAGTTGATGCCGACGCACGGCAACGGCCAGTGGAAGAAGATGCTGATGGTCAAGGATGCCATTGCGGATATCACCCTGCAGCAGATCTTGACGCGGCCCGACGAGTTCTATGTCATGGCGACCCCGAACCTGAACGGCGACTACCTGAGCGACGCCCTGGCGGCGCAGGTGGGCGGCATCGGCATCGCGCCCGGCGGCAACATCAACTACGTCACCGGCCACGCCATCTTTGAGGCGACGCACGGCACCGCGCCGAAGTACGCCAACCTCGACAAGGTCAACCCGGGCTCGGTCATCCTGAGCGGCGAAATGATGCTGCGCTACATGGGCTGGGTCGAGGCCGCCGACGCCATCATCAGCGCGCTGGAGAAGACGATCGGCCAGAAGACCGTGACCTACGACTTCGCGCGCTTGATGGAAGGCGCCAAGGAAGTCAAGTGCTCGGAATTTGGCACGGCGATTATCTCTAACCTGTAA
- the mdh gene encoding malate dehydrogenase: protein MKNKVTVVGAGNVGATTAHWLAAMNLADVVLLDIPATEKMPMGKALDLMQAGPVFGFDTQLTGTTDYADTKGSDVVVVTAGVPRKPGMTREDLVQTNQRIISDVMSKALTASPDAIFIVVTNPLDTMVYLALKASGLPRERLFGQAGMLDSARFRTFLARELQVSVENVQASVLGGHGDEMVPLVRYSTIAGVPISELLPAERITAIVERTRKGGGEIVELLKTSAYYAPGAAVSKMVEAILKDKKLVVPCSVLLKGEYGLNDICFGVPCKLGAKGIEQIYEYKLNADEKAMFDKSVGIIRGSMAALKV, encoded by the coding sequence ATGAAGAACAAAGTCACCGTCGTCGGCGCGGGCAACGTCGGCGCGACGACCGCACACTGGCTGGCCGCCATGAACCTCGCGGACGTCGTGTTGCTCGACATCCCGGCGACCGAGAAGATGCCGATGGGCAAGGCGCTCGACCTTATGCAGGCGGGCCCCGTCTTCGGCTTCGACACGCAGTTGACGGGTACGACCGACTACGCGGACACCAAGGGGTCCGACGTGGTGGTCGTTACGGCCGGCGTGCCGCGCAAGCCGGGCATGACGCGCGAGGATCTGGTGCAGACCAACCAGCGCATCATCAGCGATGTGATGTCCAAGGCGCTGACGGCCTCGCCGGACGCCATTTTCATCGTCGTCACGAACCCGCTGGACACGATGGTCTACCTCGCGCTGAAGGCGAGCGGCCTGCCGCGCGAGCGGCTGTTCGGGCAGGCGGGCATGCTCGATTCGGCGCGCTTCCGCACGTTCCTGGCCCGCGAGTTGCAGGTGTCGGTCGAGAACGTCCAGGCGTCGGTGCTGGGCGGCCACGGCGACGAGATGGTGCCGCTGGTGCGCTACTCGACTATCGCCGGCGTGCCGATCAGCGAGCTGCTGCCGGCCGAGCGCATCACCGCCATTGTCGAGCGCACGCGCAAGGGCGGCGGCGAGATCGTCGAGTTGCTCAAGACCAGCGCGTATTACGCGCCGGGCGCGGCCGTGTCGAAGATGGTCGAGGCGATCCTGAAGGACAAGAAGCTGGTGGTGCCGTGCTCGGTGCTCCTCAAGGGCGAGTACGGCCTGAACGACATCTGCTTCGGCGTGCCGTGCAAACTGGGCGCGAAGGGTATCGAGCAGATCTACGAGTACAAGCTGAACGCCGACGAGAAGGCGATGTTCGATAAAAGCGTGGGCATCATCCGCGGCAGCATGGCGGCGCTGAAGGTCTAA
- a CDS encoding MoaD/ThiS family protein encodes MVTLTFRKQSWEVRPGMTIDAALRKIGIDPEAVLPTIKDTLVTMDYILKDGEVVKLVAVASGGS; translated from the coding sequence ATGGTCACGCTGACGTTTCGCAAACAGTCGTGGGAGGTGCGGCCGGGTATGACGATAGACGCCGCGCTCAGGAAGATCGGCATCGATCCGGAAGCGGTGCTGCCGACGATCAAAGACACGCTGGTGACGATGGACTACATATTGAAGGACGGCGAGGTCGTGAAGCTGGTCGCCGTGGCATCGGGCGGGAGTTGA
- a CDS encoding adenine nucleotide alpha hydrolase family protein has protein sequence MKCKTCGNTAVISMRHHKLALCAEHYLAWVPGQVQRTIEKYKMFGPDDRILVAVSGGKDSLSLWDILLKLGYKADGMYIGLGIDGGVDYSNQSHRKIDDFIAKFWPDAKLHSVDLPETYGMSIPQLARARRRDDKPCSVCGLNKRHIMNRIAAEGGYVLATGHNVDDEAAVLMQNTLRWQTGYLARQSPVLESTHPKFARKVKPLCRFYEREMAAYALVRGIDYIYDECPHAEGATSLFYKTLLNQLETNSPGAKLAFYQEFLRARKDGLFQQVSDSVVLHECDLCGQPTTAPGLCSFCRIWDLGAKAAAGGRNVVLDPALQIAEIVDLGAE, from the coding sequence ATGAAGTGCAAGACATGCGGCAACACGGCTGTGATCAGCATGCGGCACCACAAGCTGGCGTTGTGCGCCGAGCACTATCTGGCGTGGGTGCCGGGGCAGGTGCAGCGCACGATTGAGAAGTACAAGATGTTCGGGCCGGACGACCGCATCCTGGTCGCCGTGTCGGGCGGCAAGGATTCGCTGTCACTGTGGGACATTCTGCTCAAGCTCGGTTACAAGGCTGATGGCATGTATATCGGGCTGGGCATCGATGGCGGGGTGGACTACTCGAACCAGTCGCACCGGAAAATCGACGATTTTATCGCCAAGTTCTGGCCGGATGCCAAGCTCCACAGCGTGGACCTGCCGGAGACGTATGGCATGAGTATCCCGCAACTGGCGCGCGCGCGGCGGCGCGACGACAAGCCGTGCTCGGTCTGCGGGCTGAATAAGCGGCACATCATGAACCGCATCGCCGCCGAGGGCGGCTACGTGCTGGCCACCGGCCACAATGTGGACGACGAGGCGGCGGTGCTGATGCAGAACACGCTGCGCTGGCAGACCGGTTACCTGGCGCGGCAGTCGCCGGTGCTCGAATCGACGCACCCCAAATTTGCGCGCAAGGTCAAGCCGCTGTGCCGCTTCTACGAGCGCGAGATGGCGGCCTATGCGCTGGTGCGCGGCATCGACTACATCTATGATGAATGCCCGCACGCCGAGGGCGCGACCTCGTTGTTCTACAAGACGCTGCTCAACCAGCTTGAGACGAACTCGCCGGGCGCGAAGCTGGCGTTCTACCAGGAGTTCCTGCGCGCGCGGAAGGACGGCCTGTTCCAGCAGGTCAGCGACAGTGTCGTACTGCACGAATGCGACCTGTGCGGTCAGCCGACCACCGCGCCGGGCCTCTGCTCGTTCTGCCGCATCTGGGACCTGGGCGCGAAGGCGGCGGCCGGCGGGCGCAATGTGGTGCTCGATCCGGCATTACAGATCGCCGAAATCGTTGACCTTGGGGCCGAGTAG
- a CDS encoding glutaredoxin family protein: MAGRRLTLYGKPDCHLCHEAKAMLARLQREVPFMLDEVDILSDEALHRRYAFTIPVIVIDGQLEIEAPIRESEVRAALR; encoded by the coding sequence ATGGCCGGCCGCCGCCTGACGCTGTACGGCAAGCCCGACTGCCATCTCTGCCACGAGGCGAAAGCGATGTTGGCCCGCCTGCAGCGCGAGGTGCCGTTCATGCTGGACGAAGTAGATATACTAAGCGACGAAGCGCTGCACCGGCGCTACGCCTTCACAATCCCGGTGATCGTCATCGACGGCCAACTGGAGATCGAAGCGCCGATCCGCGAGAGCGAAGTGCGGGCGGCGCTGCGGTAG